One stretch of Cellulomonas wangsupingiae DNA includes these proteins:
- a CDS encoding MFS transporter gives MTQTPTTPAPPAGTPAPPATTDHGPGAVVLSAPGVAPELVRHRGRWLHGWNPEASDQWQDVGRTVARRNLGLSVFAEFLGFAVWALWSIVVPQLPAAGFVLTADQMFWLIAVPSLVGAALRIPYTFAVPLFGGRNWTVVSALLLLVPTGALVWAVQRPDLSFGVLLLVAALAGVGGGNFASSMANISFFYPEREKGRALGLNAAGGNLGTAAVQFAVPIVIVGAAGVQLERAGLMFVPLAILAALLAWRFMDNVKDAATDPRTYGSAARRRHTWIISFIYIGTFGSFIGFSGAFPTLLRNEFPDMTLSIAFLGALVGSVARPAGGSLADRLGGARVTVAAFAVMAAGTVSAIFALRSGSFGLFFGSFLVLFLATGAGNGSVYRMIPAVFRHGAGDEADRARRAKVAAGCIGIAGAVGAVGGFLIPRGFAISTTQTGGIEAALWVIVGMYGVMAVTTWVVYGRRGAAFGDAVI, from the coding sequence GTGACCCAGACCCCGACGACGCCCGCCCCGCCGGCGGGGACGCCCGCGCCACCGGCCACGACCGACCACGGTCCCGGTGCCGTCGTCCTCAGCGCGCCCGGCGTCGCCCCCGAGCTCGTCCGGCACCGCGGCCGCTGGCTGCACGGCTGGAACCCCGAGGCCTCCGACCAGTGGCAGGACGTCGGGCGCACGGTCGCCCGCCGCAACCTGGGGCTCTCGGTGTTCGCCGAGTTCCTCGGGTTCGCCGTCTGGGCGCTGTGGAGCATCGTCGTGCCGCAGCTGCCGGCCGCCGGGTTCGTGCTGACGGCCGACCAGATGTTCTGGCTCATCGCGGTGCCGTCCCTCGTCGGCGCGGCGCTGCGCATCCCGTACACCTTCGCCGTGCCGCTGTTCGGCGGGCGCAACTGGACCGTCGTGTCGGCCCTCCTGCTCCTCGTGCCGACGGGGGCGCTCGTGTGGGCCGTGCAGCGCCCCGACCTGTCGTTCGGCGTCCTCCTGCTGGTCGCCGCGCTCGCGGGCGTCGGCGGCGGCAACTTCGCGTCGTCCATGGCGAACATCTCGTTCTTCTACCCGGAGCGGGAGAAGGGACGGGCCCTGGGCCTGAACGCCGCCGGCGGCAACCTGGGCACCGCGGCGGTGCAGTTCGCCGTGCCGATCGTCATCGTCGGCGCCGCCGGCGTGCAGCTGGAGCGCGCAGGCCTGATGTTCGTGCCGCTCGCGATCCTCGCGGCGCTGCTCGCGTGGCGCTTCATGGACAACGTCAAGGACGCGGCCACCGATCCGCGGACCTACGGCTCGGCCGCCCGCCGGCGGCACACCTGGATCATCTCCTTCATCTACATCGGCACGTTCGGCTCGTTCATCGGGTTCTCGGGCGCGTTCCCGACGCTGCTGAGGAACGAGTTCCCGGACATGACGCTGTCGATCGCGTTCCTCGGCGCGCTGGTCGGTTCCGTGGCACGCCCCGCCGGCGGGAGCCTGGCCGACCGGCTCGGTGGGGCGCGCGTCACCGTCGCGGCGTTCGCGGTCATGGCGGCCGGCACGGTCTCGGCCATCTTCGCCCTGCGGTCGGGCTCGTTCGGGCTGTTCTTCGGCTCGTTCCTCGTGCTGTTCCTCGCCACGGGCGCCGGCAACGGCTCGGTGTACCGCATGATCCCGGCCGTGTTCCGCCACGGCGCGGGTGACGAGGCCGACCGCGCGCGCCGCGCCAAGGTCGCGGCCGGGTGCATCGGCATCGCCGGTGCCGTCGGTGCCGTCGGCGGCTTCCTCATCCCGCGCGGGTTCGCGATCTCGACCACGCAGACCGGGGGGATCGAGGCCGCGCTGTGGGTCATCGTCGGGATGTACGGCGTGATGGCCGTCACCACCTGGGTCGTGTACGGCCGCCGTGGTGCGGCGTTCGGCGACGCCGTCATCTGA
- a CDS encoding bifunctional nitrate reductase/sulfite reductase flavoprotein subunit alpha codes for MTSTTTAQDERTATTQVATVCSYCGVGCGIVLDVGPDGAVRRASGDRSHPSNAGRLCTKGATSATMLAAGGRLTRALVRPERGAEPVPADVDAAIDTVAHRLREILDRDGPDAIALYVSGQMSIEAQYLANKLAKGFLRTNQIESNSRLCMASAGTGYKLSLGSDGPPGSYDDLDHADVFLVIGANMADCHPVLFLRLLDRVKAGARLVVVDPRRTATADKADLFLQVRPGTDIALLNGLLHLLVEADAVDEEFVATHTQGWEAMPELLADYPPEVVESITGVPQADLRAAAAMIAGARDWVSCWTMGLNQSTHGTWNTNALVNLHLATGAIGRRGSGPFSLTGQPNAMGGREMGYMGPGLPGQRSVLDPDDRAFCEDLWQVPRGTIRADGVGAGTVDMFRRMADGEIRACWVICTNPVASVGNRRTVIEGLERAELVVAQDVFVDTETNAYADVVLPAAMWSEADGVMVSSERTMTLARRALAAPGQALPDWQLVARVATAMGFEGFAHTSSQEVFDELRRASNPRTGYDLRGISYDRLRREPVQWPCASPDAPARNPVRYLNDGEHRPVLTYPDGTRPRLAFATPSGRAVFHARPHADPAELPDDDHPFWFTTGRVQHQWHTMTKTGKVPALNKLEPGPFVEVNPVDAARLGLVGGATVEVASRRGRAVLPVDVTDRVPPGTCFAPFHWNDVFGEYLAVNAVTNDAVDPLSFQPELKACAVALTPVTVVEPATAAPASGATPSTPPPDAPAPPRGPGIDGPVTMQALAAALGVDDVATPVLGDDERRYLSGFLAGLGRGAAGTPVLPPSAPLSGDHALWVDGVLAGMFSRAPVPAGPAAATRTVTVLWASQTGTAEEVAGLVARRLAGAGRTPRVVAMDDALDDLPRSGDLVLVTSTFGDGDAPDNGAALWELLADPEAPSFEGARFAVLALGDPSYDRFCGHGRRLDGRLAELGGQRLLPRLDRAPGDDEAVGAWLDVLVVALTPDAAGPATASAVATDRAPVRTSPVLPPQPAAAGAAADAGPPRATRARPGAARIVVNRRLGAPGSGKEVRQVVLDTTGSPLPLTYRAGDAVAVHPVNTGPLVELWLARTGLSGDEAVTLDGARRPLADALRTDLDLTRPATPLLRFVADRSADPDLRRLLGPGHRDTLRTWLWGRQVVDVVAGVRADAQAWVDVLPRLQPRQYSISSSPHADPDRIAMTVGVVRYSGPAGDPRAGVCSAYLADAADGAQLAVHVQPSAHFHLPEDGSVPVVMVGPGTGVAPFLGFLAERRARAATGPGWLFFGERHAATDFWYREELAELQAQGVLTRLDTAFSRDQRTTVYVQDRMREQGARLWSWLEQGAHVYVCGDAARMAADVDRALRDVVASHGATTPQDAAAYVSRMAKERRYVRDVY; via the coding sequence ATGACGTCCACCACGACCGCGCAGGACGAGCGGACGGCCACGACCCAGGTCGCGACCGTCTGCTCGTACTGCGGCGTGGGCTGCGGCATCGTCCTCGACGTCGGCCCGGACGGCGCGGTGCGGCGGGCGAGCGGCGACCGGTCGCACCCGTCCAACGCGGGGCGGCTGTGCACCAAGGGCGCGACGAGCGCCACGATGCTCGCGGCGGGCGGGCGCCTGACCAGGGCGCTCGTGCGTCCCGAGCGCGGAGCGGAGCCCGTCCCGGCCGACGTCGACGCCGCGATCGACACGGTCGCGCACCGGCTGCGGGAGATCCTCGACCGCGACGGCCCGGACGCGATCGCGCTCTACGTGTCGGGTCAGATGAGCATCGAGGCCCAGTACCTGGCCAACAAGCTGGCCAAGGGCTTCCTGCGGACGAACCAGATCGAGTCGAACTCCCGGCTCTGCATGGCCAGCGCGGGCACGGGGTACAAGCTCTCGCTCGGCTCCGACGGCCCGCCGGGGTCGTACGACGACCTCGACCACGCCGACGTGTTCCTCGTGATCGGCGCCAACATGGCCGACTGCCACCCCGTGCTGTTCCTCCGCCTGCTCGACCGGGTCAAGGCCGGCGCGCGGCTCGTCGTCGTCGACCCCCGCCGGACCGCCACCGCCGACAAGGCGGACCTGTTCCTGCAGGTGCGGCCGGGGACGGACATCGCGCTGCTCAACGGGCTCCTGCACCTGCTGGTCGAGGCGGACGCGGTCGACGAGGAGTTCGTCGCCACGCACACGCAGGGCTGGGAGGCGATGCCGGAGCTGCTGGCCGACTACCCGCCGGAGGTCGTCGAGTCGATCACCGGGGTCCCGCAGGCCGACCTGCGCGCCGCGGCCGCGATGATCGCCGGTGCGCGGGACTGGGTCTCGTGCTGGACCATGGGGCTCAACCAGTCGACGCACGGCACCTGGAACACGAACGCGCTGGTCAACCTGCACCTCGCCACCGGGGCCATCGGCCGGCGGGGGAGCGGCCCGTTCTCCCTGACCGGGCAGCCCAACGCCATGGGTGGGCGCGAGATGGGGTACATGGGACCCGGGCTGCCCGGGCAGCGCAGCGTGCTCGACCCCGACGACCGCGCGTTCTGCGAGGACCTGTGGCAGGTGCCCCGCGGGACGATCCGTGCGGACGGCGTCGGCGCCGGCACGGTCGACATGTTCCGCCGCATGGCCGACGGCGAGATCCGCGCGTGCTGGGTGATCTGCACCAACCCGGTGGCGTCCGTCGGCAACCGGCGCACGGTCATCGAAGGGCTCGAGCGCGCCGAGCTGGTCGTCGCGCAGGACGTCTTCGTCGACACCGAGACCAACGCGTACGCCGACGTCGTCCTGCCCGCGGCCATGTGGTCGGAGGCCGACGGCGTCATGGTGAGCTCCGAGCGGACCATGACCCTCGCGCGCCGCGCCCTGGCCGCGCCGGGTCAGGCCCTGCCCGACTGGCAGCTCGTCGCCCGCGTCGCGACCGCGATGGGCTTCGAGGGGTTCGCCCACACCTCCTCGCAGGAGGTCTTCGACGAGCTCCGCCGCGCGAGCAACCCCCGCACCGGGTACGACCTGCGGGGGATCTCGTACGACCGCCTGCGCCGCGAGCCCGTGCAGTGGCCGTGCGCGTCCCCCGACGCCCCCGCCCGCAACCCGGTGCGCTACCTCAACGACGGTGAGCACCGACCCGTCCTGACGTACCCCGACGGCACGCGGCCCCGCCTGGCCTTCGCCACCCCGAGCGGGCGCGCGGTCTTCCACGCCCGCCCGCACGCCGACCCCGCGGAGCTGCCCGACGACGACCACCCGTTCTGGTTCACCACCGGCCGCGTGCAGCACCAGTGGCACACGATGACCAAGACGGGCAAGGTCCCCGCGCTCAACAAGCTCGAGCCCGGGCCGTTCGTCGAGGTGAACCCGGTCGACGCCGCACGGCTGGGGCTCGTCGGGGGCGCGACGGTCGAGGTGGCGTCCCGCCGGGGGCGCGCCGTGCTGCCGGTGGACGTCACCGACCGGGTCCCGCCGGGGACCTGCTTCGCCCCGTTCCACTGGAACGACGTCTTCGGGGAGTACCTCGCCGTGAACGCCGTGACCAACGACGCGGTCGACCCGCTGTCCTTCCAGCCCGAGCTCAAGGCGTGTGCCGTCGCGCTCACCCCGGTGACGGTGGTCGAGCCTGCCACGGCGGCCCCGGCGTCCGGCGCGACGCCCTCCACGCCACCGCCCGACGCGCCCGCGCCGCCGCGCGGTCCGGGGATCGACGGCCCGGTGACGATGCAGGCGCTCGCGGCGGCGCTCGGCGTCGACGACGTCGCCACGCCCGTCCTGGGCGACGACGAGCGGCGCTACCTGTCGGGGTTCCTCGCCGGGCTGGGACGGGGGGCCGCCGGGACGCCCGTGCTGCCGCCGTCGGCGCCGCTGAGCGGGGACCACGCGCTGTGGGTCGACGGCGTCCTGGCCGGCATGTTCTCGCGGGCGCCGGTGCCCGCGGGCCCGGCGGCGGCGACCCGGACCGTGACGGTGCTGTGGGCGTCGCAGACGGGCACGGCCGAGGAGGTCGCCGGCCTGGTGGCGCGACGGCTCGCGGGCGCCGGGCGCACACCGCGGGTCGTCGCGATGGACGACGCGCTGGACGACCTGCCGCGCTCCGGCGACCTCGTCCTGGTGACCAGCACCTTCGGTGACGGTGACGCACCGGACAACGGCGCGGCGCTGTGGGAGCTGCTGGCCGACCCGGAGGCGCCGTCGTTCGAGGGCGCCCGGTTCGCGGTCCTCGCCCTCGGCGACCCGTCGTACGACCGGTTCTGCGGCCACGGCCGGCGCCTCGACGGCCGGCTCGCCGAGCTCGGCGGGCAGCGCCTGCTGCCCCGGCTGGACCGCGCGCCCGGTGACGACGAGGCGGTCGGGGCCTGGCTCGACGTACTGGTCGTCGCGCTGACGCCGGACGCCGCGGGGCCGGCAACCGCGTCCGCCGTGGCGACGGACCGCGCGCCGGTGCGGACCTCGCCCGTCCTGCCCCCGCAGCCGGCGGCGGCCGGCGCGGCGGCGGACGCCGGCCCGCCCCGTGCGACGCGGGCGCGTCCGGGCGCCGCGCGGATCGTCGTCAACCGGCGCCTGGGCGCCCCGGGGTCGGGCAAGGAGGTGCGGCAGGTCGTCCTCGACACCACGGGCAGCCCGCTGCCGCTGACGTACCGGGCCGGGGACGCGGTGGCGGTCCACCCGGTCAACACCGGGCCCCTGGTCGAGCTGTGGCTCGCGCGCACCGGCCTGTCCGGTGACGAGGCGGTCACCCTGGACGGCGCGCGACGGCCCCTGGCGGACGCCCTGCGCACCGACCTGGACCTGACGCGGCCCGCGACGCCGCTGCTGCGGTTCGTCGCCGACCGGTCGGCCGACCCGGACCTGCGCCGGCTGCTGGGCCCCGGGCACCGCGACACCCTGCGGACGTGGCTGTGGGGCCGTCAGGTCGTCGACGTCGTCGCCGGGGTCCGTGCCGACGCCCAGGCGTGGGTGGACGTCCTGCCGCGCCTGCAGCCGCGGCAGTACTCGATCTCCTCCAGCCCGCACGCCGACCCGGACCGCATCGCGATGACGGTGGGCGTCGTGCGGTACAGCGGCCCGGCCGGGGACCCGCGGGCGGGGGTCTGCTCGGCGTACCTGGCCGACGCCGCGGACGGTGCGCAGCTCGCCGTGCACGTGCAGCCGTCCGCGCACTTCCACCTGCCCGAGGACGGGTCGGTCCCGGTGGTCATGGTGGGGCCGGGCACCGGCGTCGCACCCTTCCTCGGGTTCCTCGCCGAGCGTCGGGCGCGTGCCGCGACGGGGCCGGGCTGGCTGTTCTTCGGCGAGCGCCACGCCGCCACGGACTTCTGGTACCGCGAGGAGCTGGCGGAGCTGCAGGCGCAGGGCGTGCTGACCCGGCTCGACACGGCCTTCTCCCGGGACCAGCGCACGACCGTGTACGTGCAGGACCGGATGCGCGAGCAGGGGGCGCGGCTGTGGTCGTGGCTCGAGCAGGGCGCCCACGTGTACGTGTGCGGGGACGCCGCCCGGATGGCGGCGGACGTCGACCGGGCGCTGCGCGACGTCGTGGCGTCGCACGGCGCGACGACCCCGCAGGACGCGGCCGCGTACGTCAGCCGGATGGCCAAGGAACGCCGTTACGTGCGCGACGTGTACTGA
- a CDS encoding fluoride efflux transporter FluC, whose translation MTPGLFLLVVVAGGAGACTRYVVDALVRSRTTSAFPWPTTVINLTGSFLLGLLTGLVAGDLASTDVSAALGTGFLGGYTTFSTASYELVQLVRQKKWGVALAYGVGVLAVAVALAALGYRWGDSM comes from the coding sequence ATGACACCGGGCCTGTTCCTGCTGGTGGTGGTGGCCGGCGGCGCCGGCGCCTGCACCCGCTACGTGGTGGACGCACTGGTGCGCTCCCGCACCACGTCGGCGTTCCCGTGGCCGACCACGGTCATCAACCTCACCGGGTCGTTCCTGCTCGGCCTGCTGACGGGCCTGGTGGCCGGCGACCTGGCCTCGACGGACGTGAGCGCCGCCCTGGGCACCGGATTCCTCGGCGGTTACACGACGTTCAGCACGGCGAGCTACGAGCTGGTCCAGCTCGTGCGTCAGAAGAAATGGGGAGTCGCGCTCGCCTACGGCGTCGGCGTGCTCGCGGTGGCCGTCGCGCTCGCGGCGCTGGGATACCGCTGGGGCGACTCGATGTAG
- a CDS encoding fluoride efflux transporter FluC, producing MTTTPGGAAPAPQGAPHAAPHRVTLRWSAIGLVLVGGAAGVAAREGLSLAVPDVDDIPVVIPVVNLLAAFALGYLYEGVARALPGTPLAGRLKLLLGTGFCGGLSTYSSLATDTAVLLDHSRGGIAVTYALGTVVLGALATLAGIALGSRLHPRGPDEQELRRIEGHADPHGATRRAS from the coding sequence ATGACGACGACTCCCGGGGGCGCGGCACCTGCGCCACAGGGCGCACCTCACGCGGCACCGCACCGCGTGACGCTGCGCTGGTCCGCGATCGGCCTCGTGCTCGTCGGCGGAGCGGCCGGGGTCGCGGCACGTGAGGGCCTGTCGCTCGCGGTGCCGGACGTCGACGACATCCCGGTCGTCATCCCGGTGGTCAACCTGCTCGCGGCCTTCGCCCTGGGCTACCTGTACGAGGGCGTGGCACGCGCCCTGCCCGGGACGCCCCTGGCCGGCAGGCTCAAGCTCCTCCTCGGCACCGGGTTCTGCGGCGGCCTGAGCACCTACAGCTCGCTGGCCACCGACACGGCCGTCCTGCTCGACCACTCCCGGGGCGGCATCGCCGTGACGTACGCGCTGGGCACCGTGGTGCTCGGCGCTCTCGCGACGCTCGCCGGCATCGCGCTCGGCTCGCGCCTGCACCCGCGCGGACCCGACGAGCAGGAGCTGCGCCGCATCGAGGGGCACGCCGACCCGCACGGGGCGACGAGGAGGGCGTCATGA
- a CDS encoding urease subunit gamma gives MDLTPREREKLYVYQVAQLARQRRERGTRLNVSEVQALVSEAILEGARDGKSVAECMELGKHVVAEADCMPGVRERVSLLQVEATFPDGSKLVSCHDPVSA, from the coding sequence ATGGATCTGACGCCTCGTGAGAGGGAGAAGCTCTACGTGTACCAGGTGGCCCAGCTCGCCCGGCAGCGGCGCGAGCGGGGGACCAGGCTGAACGTGAGCGAGGTGCAGGCGCTCGTCTCCGAGGCGATCCTCGAGGGGGCGCGCGACGGCAAGTCGGTGGCGGAGTGCATGGAGCTCGGCAAGCACGTCGTCGCCGAGGCCGACTGCATGCCCGGCGTCCGGGAGCGGGTCTCGCTGCTGCAGGTCGAGGCGACGTTCCCGGACGGCAGCAAGCTGGTCTCCTGTCACGACCCCGTGTCGGCCTGA
- a CDS encoding sirohydrochlorin chelatase, with the protein MAGSHVRPVLVGGHESARGADLERLLDALPGAAVCTPGRSLQDVVRARLAGGPEPVAVLPMTWGRDPVMVADTARTLRWLATGSGRGRIALCTPFGTVDHLVALLRAAATRTATHVPGAGLVVAAPKADPFDDAELHRIAHLVRTFGSGLEIGVACVGTDADLERAVHRVRVLGAQDVVVVPAGFAATAPDADALDGASFFGPLLSDPALLRIVRERLADAAHELAHGHDGIEDGLAADHGHGYAHSHALGEHEHPHTHGHTHPHPHDLPHAHQPGAGDDVTAAPPLGAPAPARG; encoded by the coding sequence ATGGCCGGCTCCCACGTCCGACCGGTGCTGGTCGGCGGGCACGAGAGCGCGCGGGGGGCCGACCTCGAGCGCCTGCTCGACGCCCTGCCGGGTGCTGCGGTGTGCACGCCCGGGCGGTCGCTCCAGGACGTGGTGCGGGCGCGGCTCGCCGGCGGCCCGGAGCCGGTCGCCGTGCTGCCGATGACGTGGGGCCGGGACCCGGTGATGGTCGCGGACACGGCGCGCACGCTGCGCTGGCTCGCCACGGGGTCCGGCAGGGGGCGGATCGCGCTGTGCACCCCGTTCGGCACCGTCGACCACCTGGTCGCGCTGCTCCGGGCGGCGGCGACCCGGACGGCCACGCACGTGCCGGGCGCCGGCCTGGTGGTCGCCGCACCGAAGGCCGACCCGTTCGACGACGCCGAGCTGCACCGGATCGCCCACCTCGTGCGGACGTTCGGCAGCGGGCTGGAGATCGGGGTCGCGTGCGTGGGCACCGACGCCGACCTGGAGCGTGCGGTGCACCGCGTCCGCGTGCTCGGCGCGCAGGACGTGGTCGTCGTCCCGGCCGGCTTCGCGGCCACGGCACCCGACGCGGACGCCCTCGACGGGGCGTCCTTCTTCGGCCCGCTGCTGTCGGACCCCGCGCTGCTGCGGATCGTCCGGGAGCGTCTGGCGGACGCGGCCCACGAGCTGGCGCACGGTCACGACGGCATCGAGGACGGCCTGGCGGCCGACCACGGGCACGGTTACGCCCACTCCCACGCGTTGGGCGAGCACGAGCACCCGCACACCCACGGCCACACCCACCCGCACCCGCACGACCTTCCCCACGCCCACCAGCCGGGCGCCGGGGACGACGTGACCGCGGCGCCACCACTCGGCGCGCCCGCTCCCGCCCGCGGCTGA
- a CDS encoding urease subunit beta yields the protein MLGSPKYHHTEDDIEINAGRQKVTLLVANTGDRAVQIGSHFHFFEVNRALKFDREKAYGMHLDIPAGNGVRIEPGDTREVTLVAYGGGRRVVGFNNLVDGGLDSRQTRLDALRRLAEREFADGTPEQPAAGTKNEGEH from the coding sequence ATGCTCGGCAGCCCGAAGTACCACCACACCGAGGACGACATCGAGATCAACGCGGGGCGCCAGAAGGTCACGCTCCTCGTGGCCAACACCGGCGACCGCGCCGTGCAGATCGGGTCGCACTTCCACTTCTTCGAGGTGAACCGCGCCCTGAAGTTCGACCGTGAGAAGGCGTACGGGATGCACCTGGACATCCCGGCCGGCAACGGCGTCCGGATCGAACCGGGCGACACCCGCGAGGTGACGCTCGTCGCGTACGGCGGCGGCCGCCGGGTCGTCGGGTTCAACAACCTCGTCGACGGGGGCCTGGACTCCCGCCAGACGCGTCTGGACGCGCTGCGTCGGCTCGCCGAGCGCGAGTTCGCCGACGGCACACCGGAGCAGCCGGCTGCCGGCACGAAGAACGAGGGGGAGCACTGA
- the ureC gene encoding urease subunit alpha, protein MAIISRKQYTDLYGPTVGDKVHLADSNLVIQIEHDFTEGLYGDEVVYGGGKTARDGMAADPRTTSAQGVLDLVITNAIILDPVLGVLKGDIGVKDGKIAGIGKAGNPNLQNGVDPRLVVGPGTELLAGEHLIATAGGIDAHVHYISPQQGDTAICGGITTLFGGGTGPTDGSNGVTTTPGVWNLHRMLEAAEDMPVSMGIYGKGNGSLRPALEEQVEAGAAALKVHEDYGTTPAALSNALSVADDYDVQITVHTDSLNEAGYVEDTISAIDGRTIHTFHTEGAGGGHAPDIMKLAGHPNVLPSSTNPTLPYTVNSVDELLDMVMVCHHLSHDVPEDVAFADSRVRAETISAETVLHDEGVISMFSSDSQAMGRIGESFTRAFQTAHHNKDKRGKLPQDAEGNDNFRVLRYLAKVTINPAITCGISDYVGSLEVGKIADIVLWPVGSFAAKPKMVLQGGLVKWAVMGEPNASLPTPQPVFYRPMFGSFGRAQQSTRVTYMSQAAVEAGVPDKLGLESTVLPVRRTRQLGKGHMVRNGSLPVVDVDPETYKVTLDGEPAHIEPAQTLPMTQLFFLA, encoded by the coding sequence ATGGCGATCATCTCGCGCAAGCAGTACACGGACCTGTACGGCCCCACCGTCGGGGACAAGGTCCATCTGGCCGACTCGAACCTCGTGATCCAGATCGAGCACGACTTCACCGAGGGGCTCTACGGCGACGAGGTGGTCTACGGCGGCGGGAAGACCGCACGTGACGGCATGGCGGCCGACCCGCGCACGACCTCGGCGCAGGGCGTGCTGGACCTGGTCATCACCAATGCGATCATCCTCGACCCCGTGCTCGGCGTCCTCAAGGGCGACATCGGCGTCAAGGACGGCAAGATCGCCGGCATCGGCAAGGCCGGGAACCCCAACCTCCAGAACGGGGTCGACCCGCGCCTGGTGGTCGGCCCGGGGACCGAGCTCCTCGCCGGCGAGCACCTGATCGCGACCGCGGGCGGCATCGACGCGCACGTGCACTACATCTCGCCCCAGCAGGGGGACACGGCGATCTGCGGCGGCATCACCACGCTGTTCGGCGGGGGCACCGGCCCGACCGACGGCTCGAACGGTGTCACCACCACACCCGGCGTCTGGAACCTGCACCGCATGCTCGAGGCGGCGGAGGACATGCCCGTCAGCATGGGCATCTACGGCAAGGGCAACGGCTCGTTGCGGCCGGCGCTCGAGGAGCAGGTCGAGGCCGGGGCGGCCGCCCTGAAGGTCCACGAGGACTACGGGACGACCCCGGCGGCCCTGAGCAACGCCCTGTCCGTGGCGGACGACTACGACGTCCAGATCACCGTGCACACGGACAGCCTCAACGAGGCGGGCTACGTCGAGGACACGATCTCCGCGATCGACGGCCGCACCATCCACACGTTCCACACGGAGGGCGCCGGTGGCGGCCACGCGCCGGACATCATGAAGCTCGCCGGGCACCCGAACGTGCTGCCGTCGTCGACGAACCCGACCCTGCCCTACACCGTGAACTCCGTCGACGAGCTCCTCGACATGGTGATGGTCTGCCACCACCTGTCGCACGACGTCCCCGAGGACGTCGCGTTCGCGGACTCCCGCGTGCGTGCCGAGACGATCTCGGCCGAGACCGTGCTGCACGACGAGGGCGTCATCTCGATGTTCTCGTCGGACTCCCAGGCGATGGGCCGGATCGGCGAGTCCTTCACGCGGGCGTTCCAGACCGCCCACCACAACAAGGACAAGCGCGGCAAGCTGCCGCAGGACGCCGAGGGCAACGACAACTTCCGCGTGCTGCGGTACCTCGCCAAGGTCACGATCAACCCGGCGATCACGTGCGGCATCTCCGACTACGTCGGCTCGCTCGAGGTCGGCAAGATCGCCGACATCGTGCTGTGGCCGGTCGGGTCGTTCGCGGCCAAGCCGAAGATGGTCCTCCAGGGCGGCCTCGTCAAGTGGGCCGTCATGGGGGAGCCGAACGCCTCGCTGCCGACGCCGCAGCCGGTCTTCTACCGGCCGATGTTCGGGTCGTTCGGCAGGGCGCAGCAGAGCACCCGGGTGACGTACATGTCGCAGGCGGCCGTCGAGGCCGGTGTCCCGGACAAGCTGGGGCTGGAGAGCACGGTGCTGCCGGTGCGCCGCACCCGCCAGCTCGGCAAGGGCCACATGGTGCGCAACGGCTCCCTGCCCGTCGTCGACGTGGACCCCGAGACGTACAAGGTGACCCTCGACGGGGAGCCGGCCCACATCGAACCGGCGCAGACGCTGCCCATGACCCAGCTCTTCTTCCTGGCCTGA
- a CDS encoding urease accessory protein UreF: MATDVRALLMSLQLSDSAFPSGFYTMSHGLEGFSQARLVDHGGVVGLLRGLLRHGVGPGDATALARAHEAVVAGDWERVHQVDHLLFATKLNAEMRRASVRSGHQLTDVVGVAVGGPEIARWAQGLAAKRSPGCQPVATAVVYAATGVSTTAAVASDLAAFSMSVLGAALRLRLADHREVQVALHALAPVIEEVADEAVGRDLGDMGGCAPMADVMSAQHERAEARLFAS; encoded by the coding sequence GTGGCGACCGACGTCCGGGCGCTGCTCATGAGCCTGCAGCTGTCCGACTCCGCGTTCCCGAGCGGCTTCTACACGATGTCGCACGGGCTCGAGGGGTTCAGCCAGGCGCGGCTGGTCGACCACGGGGGGGTGGTCGGCCTGCTGCGCGGGCTGCTGCGGCACGGGGTGGGCCCGGGCGACGCGACAGCGCTCGCCCGGGCCCACGAGGCGGTCGTCGCCGGCGACTGGGAGCGGGTGCACCAGGTCGACCACCTGCTGTTCGCGACCAAGCTCAACGCCGAGATGCGGCGGGCGTCGGTGCGCAGCGGGCACCAGCTCACGGACGTCGTGGGCGTGGCGGTGGGCGGTCCCGAGATCGCCCGGTGGGCGCAGGGCCTGGCGGCGAAGCGGTCGCCCGGGTGCCAGCCGGTCGCCACCGCCGTGGTGTACGCCGCGACGGGGGTGAGCACGACCGCGGCCGTCGCGTCGGACCTCGCGGCGTTCTCGATGAGCGTGCTCGGGGCGGCGCTGCGTCTGCGGCTCGCGGACCACCGGGAGGTGCAGGTGGCCCTGCACGCGCTCGCACCGGTGATCGAGGAGGTGGCCGACGAGGCCGTCGGCCGCGACCTGGGCGACATGGGCGGCTGCGCCCCCATGGCGGACGTGATGTCGGCGCAGCACGAGCGTGCCGAGGCGCGCCTGTTCGCCAGCTGA